A stretch of Saccharothrix texasensis DNA encodes these proteins:
- a CDS encoding RrF2 family transcriptional regulator: MKLPVSTEWVLHCATTLAQLEPGATASAAQLAAYYDLPAPYLAKQLQGLVKAGVLTATTGPRGGFRLARPASEITLLHVVEAVDGASSPYECQEIRQRGRGALPAEDCRNTCVLAAKMAGAHDAWRRALDAESLADVVESLPPTAVARTRSLMAATAAALRRTP, translated from the coding sequence GTGAAGCTGCCTGTGAGCACGGAGTGGGTCCTGCACTGCGCCACGACCCTGGCGCAGCTCGAACCGGGCGCCACCGCGTCCGCGGCCCAGCTCGCGGCGTACTACGACCTGCCCGCGCCCTACCTCGCCAAGCAGTTGCAGGGCCTGGTCAAGGCGGGTGTGCTGACCGCGACGACCGGCCCGCGCGGCGGCTTCCGGCTCGCCCGGCCCGCCTCGGAGATCACGCTGCTGCACGTGGTGGAGGCCGTCGACGGCGCCTCCTCGCCGTACGAGTGCCAGGAGATCCGGCAGCGGGGGCGGGGCGCGTTGCCCGCCGAGGACTGCCGCAACACGTGCGTGCTCGCCGCGAAGATGGCCGGCGCGCACGACGCGTGGCGACGCGCGCTCGACGCGGAGTCGTTGGCCGACGTCGTCGAGTCGCTGCCGCCGACGGCCGTCGCCCGCACCCGGTCGCTCATGGCGGCGACGGCCGCCGCGCTGCGGCGGACTCCCTGA
- a CDS encoding YbaB/EbfC family nucleoid-associated protein produces MTEPADILLRRIEAIDTAAADNRLRAESFRRMVEGLRDVVGTATSGDGVVTAVAGADGAVKSIAFGPAVRTTDPAALSSATLRVIALARADAARKQAEVVRAALGDTTLLDRVLAEDRLVFGDEPPQEVSAAVPPRVIRRVAPVEDEEPAPAYRSRDAW; encoded by the coding sequence GTGACGGAACCCGCCGACATCCTGCTGCGGCGCATCGAGGCCATCGACACCGCCGCGGCCGACAACCGGCTGCGCGCGGAGTCGTTTCGACGCATGGTCGAGGGGCTGCGGGACGTGGTCGGCACGGCGACGTCCGGCGACGGCGTGGTGACCGCGGTCGCGGGCGCGGACGGCGCGGTCAAGTCGATCGCGTTCGGCCCGGCCGTGCGCACGACGGACCCGGCGGCGCTGTCGTCCGCCACGCTGCGCGTGATCGCGCTGGCCCGCGCGGACGCGGCCCGCAAGCAGGCCGAGGTGGTCCGCGCCGCGCTGGGCGACACGACGCTGCTGGACCGGGTGCTCGCCGAGGACCGGCTGGTGTTCGGCGACGAGCCGCCGCAGGAGGTCTCCGCCGCCGTGCCGCCCCGCGTGATCCGGCGGGTCGCGCCGGTGGAGGACGAGGAGCCGGCGCCCGCCTACCGCAGCCGCGACGCCTGGTGA
- a CDS encoding AAA family ATPase yields the protein MGELSGDEAKALAGSLRRLMQVAANLVEQDGGGRALLARVRDHLGCELPQALSVATKFEVWEHVNLQRGIDAYLAEHTPDAEWFGVGGQHRGHEDVMGMLLSARQGVGYELTAADYATAAVGPEDSVEVVQLGLVPTTAPDGTPVLVGIRGSNDFGPPACRLEVLAADRAAARAVGGEIERLMREHDVFRRQVLAFGVSEHRGNELLTFLPRPALDADDVVLPDGVLDSIEEHVVGIAEHSERLLAAGQHLKRGLLLHGPPGTGKTHTVRYLMSRLSGCTVILLTGQAMRLIGQAAALARRLQPSMVVVEDVDLVAMDRGYAAGPTNPLLFTLLDAMDGVGADADVTFVLTTNRADELERALADRPGRVDLAVEVPRPDAAGRRRLIELYGRGVDLRADLDPVVEATEGVTASFIKELLRRAVLGAVRADGGGGGVPVVGDELADVARAMADERASLTGILLGGAESTAGTAGTAGTAGMTGPGPARPGLAPPQGFAVRATKRY from the coding sequence ATGGGGGAACTTTCCGGGGACGAGGCGAAGGCGCTCGCCGGCAGCCTGAGGCGACTCATGCAGGTCGCCGCGAACCTCGTCGAGCAGGACGGCGGGGGCCGGGCGTTGCTCGCGCGCGTGCGCGACCACCTGGGGTGCGAGCTGCCGCAGGCATTGTCGGTCGCCACGAAGTTCGAGGTGTGGGAGCACGTCAACCTGCAGCGCGGCATCGACGCCTACCTCGCGGAGCACACGCCGGACGCCGAGTGGTTCGGGGTCGGCGGCCAGCACCGCGGGCACGAGGACGTCATGGGGATGCTCCTCTCCGCCCGGCAGGGCGTGGGGTACGAGCTCACGGCGGCCGACTACGCGACGGCGGCGGTGGGGCCCGAGGACAGCGTCGAGGTCGTGCAGCTCGGCCTGGTGCCGACGACCGCGCCTGACGGCACGCCCGTGCTGGTCGGCATCCGCGGGTCCAACGACTTCGGGCCGCCGGCTTGCCGGTTGGAGGTGCTCGCGGCCGACCGGGCGGCGGCGCGGGCGGTCGGCGGGGAGATCGAGCGGTTGATGCGGGAGCACGACGTGTTCCGGCGGCAGGTGCTGGCGTTCGGGGTGAGCGAGCACCGGGGCAACGAGCTGCTGACCTTCCTCCCCCGGCCGGCGCTGGACGCGGACGACGTGGTGCTGCCGGACGGTGTGCTGGACTCGATCGAGGAGCACGTCGTCGGCATCGCCGAGCACTCCGAGCGGCTGCTCGCGGCGGGCCAGCACCTCAAGCGCGGCCTGCTGCTGCACGGGCCGCCCGGCACGGGCAAGACGCACACCGTCCGCTACCTGATGAGCCGGTTGTCCGGCTGCACGGTCATCCTCCTGACCGGCCAGGCGATGCGGCTGATCGGGCAGGCGGCGGCGCTGGCGCGGCGGTTGCAGCCGTCGATGGTCGTGGTGGAGGACGTCGACCTGGTGGCCATGGACCGCGGTTACGCGGCCGGGCCCACGAACCCGCTGCTGTTCACGCTGCTCGACGCGATGGACGGGGTCGGCGCGGACGCGGACGTCACGTTCGTGCTCACCACGAACCGGGCCGACGAGCTGGAACGCGCGCTGGCCGACCGGCCGGGACGCGTCGACCTGGCCGTCGAGGTGCCGCGGCCGGACGCCGCCGGACGCCGCCGGCTCATCGAGCTGTACGGGCGCGGCGTCGACCTGCGGGCCGACCTGGACCCGGTGGTCGAGGCGACGGAGGGTGTCACGGCGTCGTTCATCAAGGAGCTGCTGCGGCGGGCCGTGCTGGGCGCGGTGCGGGCGGACGGCGGAGGCGGCGGCGTGCCGGTGGTGGGCGACGAGCTCGCCGACGTGGCGCGGGCCATGGCCGACGAGCGCGCCTCCCTCACCGGCATCCTGCTCGGCGGTGCGGAGAGCACGGCGGGCACGGCGGGCACGGCGGGCACGGCCGGCATGACCGGGCCCGGTCCGGCGCGACCGGGCCTGGCGCCGCCGCAGGGATTCGCGGTGAGGGCCACCAAGCGGTACTGA
- a CDS encoding RGCVC family protein translates to MNQVMPTIESTDAAGTTAAENPRCAACPHPWATHDRIAMRFCTATTSGGHHRGCVCGS, encoded by the coding sequence ATGAACCAGGTCATGCCGACCATCGAGTCGACCGACGCCGCCGGGACCACCGCCGCCGAGAACCCCCGGTGCGCCGCGTGCCCGCACCCGTGGGCGACCCACGACCGGATCGCGATGCGGTTCTGCACCGCGACCACCAGCGGGGGTCACCACCGGGGTTGCGTCTGCGGCTCCTGA
- a CDS encoding DNA cytosine methyltransferase, which yields MSAEPDLPGRTSVELFAGGGGLAMAVHRSGFRPLLLNEFVRYACDTLEANVAAPRGEEEHIPEPGERVPLVRGDVRDLKMGYLEGAVDLLAGGPPCQPFSLGGVAKGDEDKRNMFPEMFRAIREIRPKAFICENVRGLLRPSFKPYFEYITRELEFPFEERDPEASWLQHDAILKLKEKRGDVKSTERYHVFTFPVNAADYGVPQIRNRIIIVGFRGDLDIDAELLRRAVSPTHSERELVRSMRSGEYWERHKGIDRRADVPEHVKRYIMGDQETLLPFEEVSDGMKPWRTLRDALAGDSETEPLPDVPWNRLDRRQYDDMPKEHIGWPDAGIYPGHTPNYLDRPAKTVKAGVHGVPGGESVMLTDTLIGTDAAAPPVKEPIAYPYHHRYMTVRETARVMTFPDDWELRGPRGEQMKQLGNAVPVLLGEVFAKAVSTVLDDAEKRS from the coding sequence ATGTCGGCTGAACCGGATCTGCCGGGACGCACGTCGGTGGAGCTGTTCGCGGGCGGCGGGGGCCTGGCCATGGCCGTGCACCGCTCGGGTTTCCGACCGTTGCTGCTCAACGAGTTCGTCAGGTACGCGTGCGACACCCTCGAGGCCAACGTGGCCGCCCCGCGAGGCGAAGAAGAGCACATTCCCGAGCCCGGAGAGCGGGTCCCGCTGGTGCGCGGCGACGTGCGCGACCTCAAGATGGGCTACCTCGAAGGTGCGGTCGACCTGCTCGCGGGCGGCCCCCCGTGCCAGCCCTTCAGCCTGGGCGGCGTCGCGAAGGGCGACGAGGACAAGCGGAACATGTTCCCCGAGATGTTCCGCGCGATCCGGGAGATCAGGCCCAAGGCGTTCATCTGCGAGAACGTCCGCGGTCTGCTCAGGCCGTCCTTCAAGCCTTACTTCGAGTACATCACCCGCGAGTTGGAGTTCCCCTTCGAGGAACGTGACCCGGAGGCCAGCTGGCTCCAGCACGACGCCATCCTGAAGCTGAAGGAGAAGCGCGGCGACGTCAAGTCCACCGAGCGGTACCACGTCTTCACGTTCCCCGTGAACGCCGCCGACTACGGTGTGCCGCAGATCCGGAACCGCATCATCATCGTTGGTTTCCGAGGCGATCTGGACATCGACGCGGAATTGCTGCGACGGGCCGTCAGCCCTACTCATTCCGAACGAGAACTCGTCCGGTCGATGCGGTCGGGTGAGTACTGGGAACGCCACAAGGGCATCGACCGACGTGCCGACGTGCCCGAACACGTGAAGCGGTACATCATGGGTGATCAGGAAACCCTGCTGCCGTTCGAGGAGGTCTCGGACGGGATGAAGCCCTGGCGGACTCTCAGAGACGCGCTGGCCGGTGACTCGGAGACCGAGCCGCTCCCCGATGTCCCCTGGAACCGACTGGACCGACGGCAGTACGACGACATGCCCAAGGAGCACATCGGCTGGCCGGACGCGGGCATCTATCCCGGGCACACGCCGAACTACCTCGATCGTCCCGCGAAGACGGTCAAGGCGGGCGTCCACGGTGTCCCTGGTGGCGAGTCGGTGATGCTGACCGACACTCTGATCGGGACCGATGCCGCCGCTCCACCCGTCAAGGAACCGATCGCCTACCCCTACCACCACCGCTACATGACGGTTCGCGAGACCGCCCGGGTGATGACCTTCCCGGACGACTGGGAGCTGCGCGGTCCTCGGGGCGAGCAGATGAAACAACTCGGCAACGCCGTCCCGGTCTTGTTGGGTGAGGTGTTCGCGAAGGCGGTCTCGACAGTGCTCGACGACGCCGAGAAACGATCGTGA
- a CDS encoding very short patch repair endonuclease, with amino-acid sequence MADAEQDKAAGGAHRRVVDLGAGRTAKGTVVLKFTEGSGTIRAYLRWRDHDRTVSRSLGAVEHGTRSANLSEGWERARALCLVRDEALPEESWASSREVRASMRGNRGRDTTPELRLRAALHAHGLRYRVSVRPLPELRRTADIVFPKERLAVFVDGCFWHGCPEHHRPAKKNSEFWGTKIVDNKRRDAETNQILTERGWTVIRCWEHEDTDAVVDKVVTALGRSAALK; translated from the coding sequence TTGGCCGACGCCGAGCAGGACAAGGCGGCGGGCGGCGCGCATCGACGTGTCGTGGACCTGGGCGCCGGACGAACGGCCAAGGGAACCGTCGTGCTGAAGTTCACCGAGGGATCGGGGACCATCCGCGCGTACCTGCGGTGGCGGGACCACGACCGCACGGTTTCGAGGTCACTGGGTGCGGTCGAGCACGGCACGCGGTCGGCGAACCTCTCCGAAGGGTGGGAGAGGGCCCGCGCGTTGTGTCTGGTGCGGGACGAGGCACTCCCGGAGGAATCGTGGGCGTCGTCCCGTGAGGTGCGCGCCTCGATGAGGGGCAACCGGGGCCGCGACACCACTCCCGAACTACGACTGCGCGCCGCGCTCCACGCCCACGGCCTCCGGTACCGGGTGTCGGTGCGACCGCTGCCGGAACTGCGACGGACCGCCGACATCGTGTTCCCCAAGGAGCGCCTCGCGGTGTTCGTGGACGGCTGCTTCTGGCACGGCTGTCCGGAACACCACCGCCCGGCGAAGAAGAACTCCGAGTTCTGGGGAACGAAGATCGTCGACAACAAGAGGCGGGACGCCGAGACCAACCAGATCCTGACCGAGCGGGGATGGACGGTGATCCGGTGCTGGGAGCACGAGGACACGGACGCCGTCGTGGACAAGGTCGTCACCGCGCTGGGTCGTTCCGCAGCGCTGAAGTGA
- a CDS encoding SDR family oxidoreductase: MRIAVAGATGNIGSLTVATLERAGHEVVRVSRSHGVDLSTGDGLDAALAGVDAVVDAVNVPSADRAETVRLFAAMTANLLAAEARAGVRHHVLLSIVGIADIEGNVHYAGKREQERLVAASPVPWTIVPATQFHDFAEMVAGWAERDGVATIAPLLVQPIAPQDVADVLAEVAVGEPQGRYPDVAGPETQDLVDMARRTHLARGRDVRLVPTWSGVFGPEMAGNALLPGERVRIAPTTFDEWLAKSV; this comes from the coding sequence ATGCGGATCGCAGTCGCCGGCGCGACCGGCAACATCGGCTCCCTCACCGTCGCCACGCTCGAACGCGCCGGGCACGAGGTCGTGCGCGTCAGCCGGTCGCACGGCGTGGACCTGTCGACCGGGGACGGGCTCGACGCGGCGCTGGCCGGCGTCGACGCGGTGGTGGACGCGGTCAACGTGCCCTCGGCGGACCGGGCCGAGACCGTGCGCCTGTTCGCCGCGATGACCGCGAACCTGCTGGCGGCCGAGGCGCGGGCCGGCGTCCGGCACCACGTGCTGCTGTCGATCGTCGGCATCGCGGACATCGAGGGCAACGTGCACTACGCGGGCAAGCGCGAGCAGGAACGGCTGGTCGCCGCGAGCCCCGTGCCGTGGACGATCGTGCCGGCCACGCAGTTCCACGACTTCGCCGAGATGGTCGCGGGCTGGGCCGAGCGGGACGGCGTCGCCACCATCGCGCCGCTGCTCGTGCAGCCGATCGCGCCGCAGGACGTGGCCGACGTCCTCGCCGAGGTCGCCGTCGGCGAGCCGCAGGGGCGCTACCCGGACGTCGCCGGCCCCGAGACGCAGGACCTGGTGGACATGGCGCGGCGCACGCACCTGGCGCGTGGCCGGGACGTGCGCCTGGTGCCGACGTGGTCGGGCGTGTTCGGCCCGGAGATGGCCGGGAACGCGCTGCTGCCGGGCGAGCGCGTCCGCATCGCCCCGACCACGTTCGACGAGTGGCTCGCGAAGTCGGTGTGA
- a CDS encoding WXG100 family type VII secretion target codes for MSGFGAAPEELRRAAGQIGDVGDRTAGIAWCGPSGEYGHDGVAGAWELFIEEMRASVERLRQQADEHAVGLRAAASSYVDVDSARADIFGRLDPHGPVS; via the coding sequence ATGAGTGGGTTCGGTGCGGCGCCCGAGGAGTTGCGGCGGGCGGCCGGGCAGATCGGCGACGTCGGCGACAGGACCGCGGGCATCGCCTGGTGCGGTCCGAGCGGCGAGTACGGGCACGACGGGGTGGCCGGCGCGTGGGAGCTGTTCATCGAGGAGATGCGCGCCTCCGTGGAACGGCTGCGGCAGCAGGCCGACGAGCACGCCGTCGGGCTGCGCGCGGCGGCATCGTCCTATGTGGACGTCGACAGCGCACGCGCGGACATCTTCGGCCGGCTCGACCCGCACGGGCCGGTGTCCTGA
- a CDS encoding putative T7SS-secreted protein, with the protein MAARLGETNDPKALVPGEAELISGDLRQLVGTLRVVVAVGEELGRIDPGGWSGGASGAFRSALRAEPPRWLRAGADLGGGGQLLADYGDALVESQREAQRAVELYLAARAATRLAAAEHAAMALSGAPTAPFQDPGQAGTAQAQKVLDDARKGLSGIGDVVAKALGWESDGEGGYKKSFGKETYGAAHRETDEEGEDTGGWQYGVDGRSYESKSGSESKRLLTDALGEIAEKIGIDLHEREWGDDGHVDVAHGEKDGDFDAGPLSGKGRIGGSVLGADAGYTATASYAGVSVGAHAGAYLASGYADGEVKLGQHASVSGSAEGTIGVGGEVKGSIGVLGAKGDAEAFAGAKVSGEAGAEVAGIGAGVNGEAWAGIGGHASGQFGMGEDGKFHVGGSVGLAFGVGGKVGFDVSVDPVEVVETVVDVADDVGEIAEDVGRGVEHAGRAIGRLFGR; encoded by the coding sequence ATGGCGGCCCGACTCGGCGAGACGAACGACCCCAAGGCGCTCGTCCCCGGTGAGGCCGAGCTGATCAGCGGCGACCTGCGGCAGCTCGTGGGGACCTTGCGGGTGGTCGTGGCGGTCGGCGAGGAGCTCGGCCGGATCGACCCCGGCGGCTGGAGCGGCGGCGCGAGCGGCGCGTTCCGGTCGGCGTTGCGGGCCGAACCACCCCGGTGGCTGCGGGCCGGCGCGGACCTCGGCGGCGGCGGGCAGCTGCTGGCCGACTACGGCGACGCGCTGGTCGAGAGCCAGCGCGAGGCGCAGCGGGCCGTCGAGCTGTACCTGGCGGCGCGGGCGGCGACCAGGCTGGCCGCCGCCGAGCACGCCGCGATGGCGCTCTCCGGCGCGCCGACCGCGCCCTTTCAGGACCCCGGCCAGGCGGGCACGGCCCAGGCCCAGAAGGTGCTCGACGACGCCCGCAAGGGCCTGTCCGGCATCGGCGACGTGGTCGCGAAGGCGCTCGGCTGGGAGTCCGACGGCGAGGGCGGCTACAAGAAGTCGTTCGGCAAGGAGACCTACGGCGCGGCGCACCGCGAGACCGACGAGGAGGGCGAGGACACCGGCGGCTGGCAGTACGGCGTGGACGGGCGCTCGTACGAGAGCAAGTCCGGCAGCGAGTCCAAGCGCCTGCTCACCGACGCGCTCGGCGAGATCGCCGAGAAGATCGGCATCGACCTGCACGAGCGCGAGTGGGGCGACGACGGGCACGTCGACGTCGCGCACGGCGAGAAGGACGGCGACTTCGACGCCGGCCCGCTGTCCGGCAAAGGCCGGATCGGCGGCTCGGTGCTCGGCGCGGACGCCGGGTACACCGCCACCGCGAGCTACGCCGGCGTGTCGGTCGGCGCGCACGCCGGGGCCTACCTGGCCAGTGGGTACGCCGACGGCGAGGTGAAGCTCGGGCAGCACGCGAGCGTCTCGGGCAGCGCCGAGGGCACGATCGGCGTCGGCGGCGAGGTCAAGGGCTCGATCGGGGTGCTCGGCGCGAAGGGCGACGCGGAGGCGTTCGCGGGCGCGAAGGTGTCCGGCGAGGCGGGCGCCGAGGTCGCGGGCATCGGCGCGGGCGTGAACGGCGAGGCGTGGGCCGGCATCGGCGGGCACGCGAGCGGCCAGTTCGGCATGGGCGAGGACGGCAAGTTCCACGTCGGCGGGTCGGTGGGGCTCGCGTTCGGCGTGGGTGGCAAGGTCGGCTTCGACGTCAGCGTCGACCCGGTCGAGGTCGTGGAGACGGTGGTCGACGTCGCGGACGACGTGGGCGAGATCGCCGAGGACGTGGGCCGCGGCGTGGAGCACGCCGGCCGCGCGATCGGCCGCCTGTTCGGCCGATGA
- a CDS encoding AraC family transcriptional regulator has product MPELVWTFTGEGLGTMRGTTVLPGTPSRTPRDGELPMHRLEVPAPDAPPFAVGTFDTIGPMSRASFPHRHTFHEIVHVTGGTGTHVVDLARWELRPPHLCVIAPGQVHHWDGARDLQGSVLLFTDDFLLDHPADRELLRRLSERPWLTLDEPTHARIGGLIAELHEEHRRGEAGVETVLRALLHVLVVRAARLTATPAAPPPARSGAVAEEFVRLAGRTDHRLWSVRAYAERIGVTPGYLTEAVKAATGRTPSQLVRQARTQEAQRLLAKTELTVRQVANRVGFDDAAYFCRFFRRETGASPGAFRRAAGRSQ; this is encoded by the coding sequence GTGCCAGAATTGGTCTGGACCTTCACCGGAGAGGGGCTCGGGACGATGCGCGGCACCACCGTGTTGCCGGGAACGCCCAGCCGGACGCCGCGCGACGGCGAGCTGCCCATGCACCGGCTCGAGGTGCCGGCGCCCGACGCGCCGCCGTTCGCGGTCGGCACGTTCGACACCATCGGGCCGATGTCACGCGCGTCGTTCCCGCACCGGCACACGTTCCACGAGATCGTGCACGTCACCGGCGGCACCGGCACGCACGTGGTCGACCTCGCCCGCTGGGAGCTGCGCCCGCCGCACCTGTGCGTGATCGCGCCAGGCCAGGTGCACCACTGGGACGGCGCACGCGACCTGCAGGGCTCGGTGCTGCTGTTCACCGACGACTTCCTGCTCGACCACCCCGCCGACCGCGAGCTGCTGCGCCGGTTGAGCGAACGGCCCTGGCTGACGCTGGACGAGCCGACGCACGCCCGGATCGGCGGGCTGATCGCCGAGCTGCACGAGGAGCACCGGCGCGGCGAGGCGGGCGTGGAGACCGTGCTGCGGGCGTTGCTGCACGTGCTCGTCGTGCGCGCGGCCCGGCTGACCGCGACACCGGCCGCACCGCCGCCCGCCCGGTCCGGCGCGGTGGCGGAGGAGTTCGTGCGGCTGGCCGGCCGCACGGACCACCGGCTGTGGTCCGTGCGGGCCTACGCGGAGCGGATCGGCGTCACCCCCGGCTACCTCACCGAGGCGGTGAAGGCGGCGACCGGGCGGACACCGTCGCAGCTGGTCCGCCAGGCGCGCACGCAGGAGGCGCAACGGCTGCTGGCCAAGACGGAGCTGACCGTGCGGCAGGTGGCGAACCGGGTCGGCTTCGACGACGCCGCCTACTTCTGCCGCTTCTTCCGCCGGGAGACGGGCGCGAGCCCCGGCGCGTTCCGCCGCGCGGCCGGCCGTTCACAGTGA
- a CDS encoding carbohydrate-binding protein: MDAPTDGDRGTTGDGPGPRHLSRKTVLRAAVAAGVALPVAMMGVPALARTIGAKGEPLELTPACDDGDDPTPPQTEGPYFKPNSPHRTSLVDAGTPGTRLTVTGYVFGLACLPLGNVLMDFWQADVNGVYDNTGYRFRGHQFTNPDGTFTLSTIVPGLYPGRTRHIHVKLQAPGRPVLTTQLYFPGEPRNNTDSIFDPRLLMEVRDVGGGREAKFDFVLNVPQSSTTRPTSTTSTTPSSPGGGTWAAGTNYALGARVTHNGVGYVCLQGHLAQPGWEPPNVPALWRAE, encoded by the coding sequence ATGGACGCACCCACGGACGGCGACCGAGGCACGACCGGTGACGGGCCCGGCCCGCGCCACCTCAGCCGCAAGACGGTGCTGCGCGCCGCGGTGGCCGCGGGCGTCGCGCTGCCGGTGGCGATGATGGGCGTGCCCGCCCTGGCCCGCACGATCGGCGCGAAGGGCGAGCCGCTGGAGCTGACGCCGGCGTGCGACGACGGCGACGACCCGACACCGCCGCAGACCGAGGGCCCGTACTTCAAGCCGAACTCGCCGCACCGCACGTCGCTGGTCGACGCGGGCACGCCCGGCACCAGGCTCACCGTCACCGGCTACGTGTTCGGGTTGGCGTGCCTGCCGCTGGGCAACGTGCTGATGGACTTCTGGCAGGCCGACGTCAACGGCGTGTACGACAACACCGGCTACCGCTTTCGCGGCCACCAGTTCACCAACCCGGACGGCACGTTCACGCTGAGCACGATCGTGCCCGGCCTCTACCCCGGTCGGACCAGGCACATCCACGTGAAGCTGCAGGCGCCCGGCCGGCCGGTGCTCACCACCCAGCTGTACTTCCCGGGTGAGCCGCGCAACAACACCGACAGCATCTTCGACCCGCGGCTGCTGATGGAAGTGCGCGACGTCGGCGGCGGCCGGGAGGCGAAGTTCGACTTCGTGCTGAACGTGCCGCAGAGCTCCACCACGCGGCCGACCTCGACCACGAGCACGACGCCGTCGTCGCCGGGTGGCGGCACGTGGGCGGCGGGCACGAACTACGCGCTCGGCGCGAGGGTCACCCACAACGGCGTCGGGTACGTGTGCTTGCAGGGGCACCTGGCCCAGCCGGGCTGGGAACCGCCGAACGTGCCCGCGCTGTGGCGCGCGGAGTGA